A single Halarcobacter anaerophilus DNA region contains:
- the ciaB gene encoding invasion protein CiaB has translation MENKNFLKDLAEVYDFLDSQKESVNKLITYVENKEYDKLTLIDKFAETLNLEMQEDLRLALVTRVVNLRDDSLVQVLKKLGKNENEIIELQEKAYCFVRDFWHEKHKNTIDYIKTNNLLTPFYQEIFAGVYNVGLKMSSWQSAWTRHIINGVNKELLDMFNGDENKVFEYLEENSLFDMGHNSIVADRSYSALVKDEKGNYSSKAYIKAFKEQTTAVVDALEHFEERLINLEDEIYEQKWNYILYIQSLIKAFSETKEHKLVERWADVDRAWMKIKSPVQIGHPLEYYEDHFRKAVALEWDIRLTNPEFTQNDHRVTKIKSAFEKIFESLKGEKKYQDIYNFSLKSLDKVQLYIGRPALFFGAEFNGLFSAQVVPNDEIVSKEEGKKIFAFADEILQTSRAKPFLKLTQEIFGQKFLSEDRTFLFNEPEAWHQVYDITTIGHEYGHILWCDAETEAVMNKTGNFKNIEEFKATTGGLISFFLDDSNDERDLEKQVLMDTIKRAVGLIAWMEVDEVQPYYCEGLIHLTALFETKILDWADEELIIDISSVKYENLKQWYVKTYTDLAKHYLDKKDATQFLNRFAKKDEKYFMPINPKINSFVKYYFKRYQEIGQELDTVDSKENYIK, from the coding sequence ATGGAAAATAAAAATTTTTTAAAAGACTTAGCAGAAGTTTACGATTTCCTAGATTCTCAAAAGGAGAGTGTAAACAAATTAATCACTTATGTGGAAAATAAAGAATATGACAAGTTAACTTTAATCGATAAATTTGCAGAAACCTTGAATCTTGAAATGCAAGAGGATTTAAGACTTGCTCTTGTTACAAGAGTAGTAAATTTAAGAGATGATTCTTTAGTTCAAGTTTTAAAAAAACTAGGTAAAAATGAAAATGAAATAATAGAACTTCAAGAAAAAGCTTACTGTTTTGTTCGTGATTTTTGGCATGAAAAACATAAAAATACAATAGATTATATAAAAACAAACAATCTTTTAACACCTTTTTATCAAGAAATTTTTGCAGGCGTTTACAATGTAGGACTTAAAATGTCATCTTGGCAGAGTGCTTGGACAAGACATATTATAAACGGTGTAAACAAAGAGCTTTTAGATATGTTTAACGGTGATGAAAACAAAGTATTTGAATACCTTGAAGAGAACTCTTTATTTGATATGGGACACAATAGTATAGTTGCGGATAGATCTTATTCAGCTTTGGTAAAAGATGAAAAAGGAAACTACTCTTCAAAAGCATACATTAAAGCTTTTAAAGAACAAACAACGGCTGTAGTTGACGCGTTGGAACATTTTGAAGAGAGATTAATAAATTTAGAAGATGAAATTTATGAACAAAAATGGAATTATATCCTTTATATTCAATCTTTAATAAAAGCATTTAGTGAAACCAAAGAGCATAAATTGGTTGAAAGATGGGCAGATGTAGACAGAGCTTGGATGAAGATAAAATCTCCGGTTCAAATAGGTCACCCACTTGAATATTATGAAGATCATTTTAGAAAAGCAGTTGCTTTGGAGTGGGATATTAGACTTACAAATCCCGAATTTACGCAAAATGATCACAGAGTAACAAAAATAAAATCAGCTTTTGAAAAGATTTTTGAAAGTTTAAAAGGTGAAAAAAAATATCAAGATATATATAACTTTTCTTTAAAATCATTGGATAAAGTACAACTTTATATAGGAAGACCTGCGCTGTTTTTCGGTGCAGAATTCAACGGTCTGTTTTCAGCACAAGTTGTACCAAATGATGAAATCGTTTCAAAAGAAGAGGGGAAAAAAATATTTGCATTTGCAGATGAAATTTTACAAACAAGTAGAGCAAAACCTTTTTTAAAACTTACTCAAGAGATTTTTGGACAAAAATTTTTAAGTGAAGACAGGACTTTTTTATTTAATGAACCCGAAGCCTGGCATCAAGTTTATGATATTACGACTATTGGGCATGAGTATGGACACATTTTATGGTGTGATGCTGAAACAGAAGCTGTTATGAACAAAACAGGAAACTTTAAAAATATAGAAGAGTTTAAAGCAACAACAGGCGGACTTATCTCTTTTTTCCTTGATGATTCAAATGATGAAAGAGATTTGGAAAAACAAGTTTTAATGGACACGATAAAAAGAGCTGTAGGCTTAATAGCATGGATGGAAGTTGATGAGGTTCAACCTTATTATTGTGAAGGGCTTATTCATCTAACGGCTTTATTTGAAACTAAAATTTTGGATTGGGCAGATGAAGAGTTGATAATTGATATCTCATCTGTAAAATATGAAAATCTTAAACAATGGTATGTAAAAACATATACAGATTTGGCTAAACACTATTTGGATAAAAAAGATGCAACACAGTTTTTAAACAGATTTGCAAAAAAAGATGAAAAATATTTTATGCCCATAAATCCAAAAATAAACTCTTTTGTAAAATACTATTTTAAAAGATATCAAGAAATAGGGCAAGAATTAGATACAGTTGATTCAAAAGAGAATTATATAAAATAG